The Gigantopelta aegis isolate Gae_Host chromosome 9, Gae_host_genome, whole genome shotgun sequence genomic sequence CGTATCTGAATACATAAATGGCAAATAAAGATCTAGAAGATATGGCCTTGACCCAACTGATAGATGGGCTACAGTAAGTAAATTTATATTTCTCTCATATTGGTATTTATCTTCCTGTGACATATATTGTATATTCTGACCGGTAGGAACAGGGGGGAGGGGCTGTGCCCTACCTGCACGAGAACAAAAATGTACAAGGCCTAAGATCACCTAAGCGCAAACATCTGGCTAGtgcccctcccccacctccaAACATCATaaaccttttattattattattattaatttcagttaAGTGCATAACCACTGTATGCACTTATGGTGATCTTGGTGCTAACATCGCTTCATGGAATGGGGCCCAATctaaataaatagagattattatacaagcttatgtcgtactgattttacgaaacgagagTCAGGATTATTGCATTACCTGAGCGAGAGCTCGGGTAATACGTGTATCCTGAATCTCGTTTCGTAAAAGCAGGACGATtcacacacgagtgtaataatttctttattatccacattatcaaAGATATTATTTTCACGAATAACAAGCTGGGACCatgttaaaatgtttcaaacgtaactaaaaagagacgaAACAACATCATTTTCagaaatgacataattttgttaagcgtttacactgaggaagccacattaagttgtgatgtcgcttcacaaaattacgcaATTCGttgtgcatgtgaaatcattAGAACACACGTgagtcatactggttatatttccctgaatatcttgaactatgtggataataaagatatatatttggTTAGAGAAATTGAGcttcccccaccccacacacacacctccaaaCATGCTAAATCTTattctttttactttttttaattattttattatttccattTGTGAATATTGTTCAGTGCCATGTTAGCAATTAAAGAAGGGACTCTGGTTACTGGAGTATGCCGTCATTGCTCTTCGAGAGCACCACTGAGGTCATTAATACTGTCTGGTGCATACTGGCATGAGCAACCCTACTGTCCCAAATCATTCCATAGATGTTAGCAAGTAATAGAATGATTTCCATAACAAAGGACTAGAGAAACACCTTATGGATGCAACATGTTTACAACTCTATAAGGCTGGGCACTGTCATCTTGGGACTTGCTGTAAGAACAGCGTGACAACAAGATTCAATAAATGTCCTGTTCATGTGTCAGATTGCAATGATTATCAAATTTGTTCTCTCTGTATGTAATTCAACACTACACTACAACATTACCTCCCACAACAGGGCCATGAGTTAACTCAGGTTTTCTAGGATGTTTGCACTAAGTAAACAACTTCAGAAGTAATGTAATGTGAAAATACTTTGCAGAGAAACAAATTCTATATCAGAAAcacagtaaatatatattagaaatatgTATCTGTAAGgagaatacatatatacaataaaccTAACCTGTATCTCAAccctcctgtcctggacagacgagCCGGCCGAGGcagacacctgtgcccatgacaggcatgcactaaaacagcttgctctgaatgcaCACATTAAtccctataccataccataccatgtCAACCTGTATCAAATGCCTGTCATTTGTTAATTAGTTTCTCGGGTCATTGTGTTACTaacatgttataaaatataaataataaagtatttttaaaaaatcactgcATTATgcagttaattttttaaatccttgaaataaatatttatatataaaatagccGAGCTGATGGCACTTTAAAAATGgttcaatatattaaaatatatgtttttacataaaatttatttattcaatttttaGGAGTTTTTTTCATACCAATCGTCATGTCATACAATTATACATTCAAACTGGTGACATTTGCATCCCATTccccaataattataaattgttttcatGTTTCAATTCCTTATTATACAATGCCCTTTACAATACACTAAAAACcatttttattgatttctttttgtttatgattacgggatataaaaaatgttttattttattttttatttttttcactaagattaaatatattttttaaaacatttttaataacataaagcatgtttactattataacagTAGAACAAGTGCACAATCAACAGCCGTATTTCTTTGTTCATGCATTTTACATGAAATCAGAAATAAGCAAGTAAAATTAACCTTCAggacaaataacaaaaataataaaatacacgtAAGAATTgtcatgtttttcattttaccaGTAATTCAATGGTTAAAATATGCCCATATCTATATATGCAATTATATAAccttaataaaatacaataatatatatgtatcaatAATAATGTGTTAAAAAGATGAATTTGTATTATATGCAAAACCAACAGCTTTTAGACAGATTTTGCATTAATACATGTAGAAATGAGACTAAAATATTTACCACAATGACAAAATGATTGAACATAGCAAATTTCTTCCTCTGACTTAAAATAACATGTACTTGGCTTCACAATACTTGCCAATTAACTGTACACATGACATCGTTCCACCATAACTGTAACAAATATCTTTATAGTTTGACTTGAGTACCAGTGTCTGTTTAACCAGTCTGAGAGAGAGCTTTAGTTATGCCTTGGCTTTTGGCTGAACTGGGAGGTAGAGTTTGAATTCTGCTGGCAATTCGTCTTCAGAGTACAATCTATCGGAAAAGTAGACTCGACGAATTCGGCAATTGGCATGgatctaaaaacacaaaataactaGGATTAACACACTTGAATAatggtactacatgtatattataatatatattttacattctaAATTCATGAATAAACACCATAACAAAATACTGtgtacagggaacattttgttcagtattacgTTGCAAGTCGCTAAAcaaatttcagagattgctacacaattctaaaacgtTAAATAGCAGTTGCTACTCAATTCTCAACTTATCAATCAACTGTCggtaatcaaaattttaaaaacaaaatgttccctggtgtACCATCTGTAAGAATTAAAGTGTGTATACCTGTACACGCAGTGTTTCAATGTAGTTTGTTCCGTATGCCCGGCGTGTGAAATCTGACAGGTTGAACTGAATCTGGTTCCACCCATCGTCCAACCTCATGGGCATCGTACAGATGAACGGTTTCACACGTGTCGTGCTCTGGTAATTACTTGCTCGGAATCTTCTCCGCACATTCTTGTCATCCAaaacctgcacacacacacaaaaaaaagaaaaaaaagaatcctGACATATTTTTCAATGGGAATATCTATAGATGTTTTTTTATGAACACTAATTTTCAGTTATACTGTTGAACTCTTTTGTGAATCATTCGTACAGTAAACAAAGGGGTTGGGACATACCTCAGTGATATAGGGATCAAAGGATGTAAAGACCATTTCTGGTTTCAACCAGCAGGACTAGCTCTGCCATTTgtcaattgtgaattttaagattttttttgtataatagttaatattttgttggaaaatagctataAGTTTTGCATTTTggagataatttggcaaaattttctgaCCACCCAGATCTAGCCCtgagccagtgatccacaactggtataacatactggtatgtactatcatatgtctgtggggtggtgcatatatagaggctatttcacgggttttttcaaatatgttttcacacatcacgagttgacataaaaatcgtattcggaaaaaacaccatgaaatgg encodes the following:
- the LOC121380667 gene encoding cilia- and flagella-associated protein 20-like, which produces MFKNTFQSGFLSILYSIGSKPLQIWDKKVRNGHIKRITDNDIQSLVLEIVGTNVSTTFITCPANLKKTLGIKLPFLVMIIKNLKKYFTFEVQVLDDKNVRRRFRASNYQSTTRVKPFICTMPMRLDDGWNQIQFNLSDFTRRAYGTNYIETLRVQIHANCRIRRVYFSDRLYSEDELPAEFKLYLPVQPKAKA